GTACCTTGTGGATCTCAAAGGGACCAAGACCTACTTTGCCATGAAAGTAATGGACAAGGCAGCACTCATAAGCAGAAATAAGCTTCTGAGGGCACAGACAGAAAGGGAGATTCTTGGACTCCTTGACCACCCCTTTCTCCCAACTTTGTATTCTTACTTTGAAACTGAGAAGTTTTACTGTCTGGTTATGGAGTTTTGTAGTGGAGGTGATCTTCATACTCTTCGACAGAAGCAACCTAACAAGTGCTTCTCTGAAGAAGCTGCCAGGTTAGTTAAACCTCACCGTCTTCTGATCATAATTCTTATTGAAAACCTTGTATGCAATTGATAAACAATATTGCAATATCTTGTACAAGTTTCTTCTTCAcagttttagaagaaaagaaatggaaatcaattttaaagCATCTCATTAATGAGTCAAGTAATAAAAACTCTTGTAATTTActcttaatttttacttttaactttagcataaattaatttattttataaaaagattattttttaatttttttatttcattaccTTATCCAAGGCTGGGCACTCATTAGTATTTCATGTTTATATCATTTTGCCATCAACAGGGACTTGTGTTAACCATCTGATTTCAGTTTGTAGATCCACTTAAGTACTTATATGCTTAAAAATCTTGTGATAGGTTTTATGCCTCAGAGGTTTTGCTAGCTCTGGAGTACCTGCACATGCTTGGCATTGTATACAGAGACTTAAAACCAGAAAATCTTCTAGTGAGAGATGAGGGCCACATCATGCTCTCAGATTTTGACTTATCCCTTCGCTGCTCCGTCAGTCCTACACTAGTCAAATCTTCATCTGCCCATGCAACCAACAATAGTGGTGGCAACAGTGACTCCAGTGGCGTACTAAGTGATGACCAAGCAAGCACTACTCAAGCGTCTAGTTTTTTTCCGCGCATTTTACCTTCAAAGAAGAACCGCAAGGCAAAGTCAGATTTTGGCCTATTGGTTGGTGGAGCACGCCTTCCTGAACTGATGGCAGAACCTACCAATGTGAGATCAATGTCATTTGTAGGAACACATGAGTATCTTGCTCCTGAGATTATCAAAGGAGAGGGTCATGGTAGTGCAGTAGATTGGTGGACTTTTGGAATCTTCTTGTATGAGCTGTTGCATGGATCAACCCCTTTCAAGGGTGCAGGGTATAAAGCCACACTTTTTAATGTTGTTGGACAACCACTTAGGTTCCCAGAAACTCCCCAGGTCAGTGCAGTGGCTCGTGACCTTATTAGGGGATTGCTTGTGAAAGAGCCTCAGAAGAGAATTGCATATAAAAGAGGAGCTACGGAGATAAAACAGCACCCATTTTTTGAGGGAATGAACTGGGCTCTAGTCAGAAGTGCCACACCTCCTCACATACCAGATGCTATAGACTTCACCAAGTATGCCAGCAAAGACACACCACCCCCGGTGGACAAGAAGATGGCAGATATTGCTAATGATAAACACAGCCATAATGCTAGTGATTCTTACGTAGATTTTGAGTATTTTTAGCAGTAAAAGTTCTATATGGATATAACACACTTCTTTGACAAGAATATACTGTACAAAGTGTCACCTCTCTTCCCCAAGAAAATTGAAGACTTCTATGAGAAACATACAATGTAAACAAACATGTAAATTTGTTCAAAAACATTCTTTTTCCCCCACTTTTTTGAAAATGACTTTAATATTGATGTAAGGACTTCCAGAGTAGCACTGCTTGCAAAATTCAGTGTTCAGAATATGTTTTGACAATGACAAGATGTTTATGGTACACGACATGAGTTCTTCAAATGAAGAGTTCTGTTGGCTCAAGCAAAATGTAATTTTGGTGATCTCAGATTTGTATTTTTAGTACAAGTCAtata
This DNA window, taken from Vigna radiata var. radiata cultivar VC1973A chromosome 5, Vradiata_ver6, whole genome shotgun sequence, encodes the following:
- the LOC106760570 gene encoding serine/threonine-protein kinase RHS3; its protein translation is MPDLPPEMRHNVSEEAHHSVHSSCAKSGKNSPTHPNNVNQAEKETFRAANVHNSGRETGQLDHVSKSDNAKLEGKSRPQRVIPPNRNISDFNPQQHQSPSTTKKPVQNPDHHHSKTVSVSTPHGKTSNHGSTGSRSNSLESTSAHIRPHTGGDVRWEAINMVSKCGPLNLSHFRLLKRIGYGDIGSVYLVDLKGTKTYFAMKVMDKAALISRNKLLRAQTEREILGLLDHPFLPTLYSYFETEKFYCLVMEFCSGGDLHTLRQKQPNKCFSEEAARFYASEVLLALEYLHMLGIVYRDLKPENLLVRDEGHIMLSDFDLSLRCSVSPTLVKSSSAHATNNSGGNSDSSGVLSDDQASTTQASSFFPRILPSKKNRKAKSDFGLLVGGARLPELMAEPTNVRSMSFVGTHEYLAPEIIKGEGHGSAVDWWTFGIFLYELLHGSTPFKGAGYKATLFNVVGQPLRFPETPQVSAVARDLIRGLLVKEPQKRIAYKRGATEIKQHPFFEGMNWALVRSATPPHIPDAIDFTKYASKDTPPPVDKKMADIANDKHSHNASDSYVDFEYF